The Podospora pseudopauciseta strain CBS 411.78 chromosome 2 map unlocalized CBS411.78m_2, whole genome shotgun sequence genome has a window encoding:
- a CDS encoding uncharacterized protein (EggNog:ENOG503P2MG) — protein sequence MLNDLQTSDNSNSNHDAHSTLDNRQLGGYSQIQPAATMLAAHHDQENVYVHQAGASNKQLGAKTPGARYPKTPLKIPLNDENANHGLGGGKGGLLQTKGNNGLVKSGKQALVTPAAPQTGRAPLGNKTTNGKARATQNTQGGKGTALKTPGQRPTTAQRPKQAAPQTGPAKVEVRADVQPPIKADDEVEYCPPKPRDLPYESDVLPDGVLTFQGLKPENLFNDYYRYYFNRVDGQGKSALEREMEERQQRKFARGDEQIRLDMEGFDWSVGDAPESRDVFQKRQETIKVEAIPVVKKVTGLGSRPPSTIASRRAASALAAPINSIRGAPGKTAILAPKPQPRGLLLPKRKPADNILQPGTFTRDTASSIIASRDTLGYSKGRSASSAIHGRKESVTRMPEVAPKPRPLSRCLSTASSGSDATITPARFAQSSQDWKRPDFLSIFDVEDDDSAASTAVPQVDDEEEFQMSTDF from the exons ATGCTAAACGACCTCCAGACTTcggacaacagcaacagcaaccacgaCGCACACTCGACACTCGACAATCGCCAGCTGGGAGGCTATTCCCAGATTCAACCCGCTGCGACAATGCTGGCAGCCCACCACGACCAGGAGAATGTGTACGTGCACCAGGCCGGCGCCTCTAATAAACAGCTGGGAGCCAAAACCCCTGGCGCCCGCTATCCGAAAACCCCCCTGAAAATCCCACTCAACGACGAGAATGCCAACCACGGACTCGGAGGAGGCAAAGGAGGGCTATTGCAGACCAAGGGAAACAATGGATTGGTAAAATCGGGCAAGCAGGCCTTGGTGACGCCAGCGG CACCCCAAACTGGTCGAGCCCCTCTCGGGAACAAAACCACCAATGGCAAGGCTCGGGCAACTCAGAATACCCAGGGCGGGAAGGGAACTGCTCTCAAGACACCGGGACAGAGGCCGACAACTGCTCAACGACCAAAGCAGGCTGCGCCCCAAACTGGGCCAGCCAAAGTCGAAGTCCGTGCCGATGTTCAGCCTCCCATTAAGGCCGATGACGAGGTCGAGTACTGTCCACCAAAGCCTAGGGACTTGCCTTACGAATCCGATGTGCTACCCGATGGCGTATTAACATTCCAGGGGTTGAAGCCTGAGAACCTCTTCAACGACTACTATCGGTACTACTTCAATCGTGTGGATGGCCAGGGAAAATCGGCCTTGGAAAGGGAAATGGAAGAGCGGCAACAGCGAAAGTTTGCGCGTGGTGATGAGCAGATTCGCTTGGACATGGAGGGGTTTGACTGGAGCGTGGGGGATGCCCCAGAGAGCCGTGATGTATTTCAGAAACGGCAGGAGACCATCAAGGTGGAAGCTATCCCGGTTGTCAAGAAAGTCACTGGGTTGGGCTCAAGACCGCCATCCACAATTGCCTCCCGTAGAGCAGCCTCGGCTCTTGCTGCACCAATCAACTCCATCCGCGGTGCGCCTGGGAAGACCGCGATATTGGCTCCTAAGCCGCAGCCACGAGGCTTGCTGTTGCCCAAGAGAAAGCCAGCCGACAACATTCTCCAACCTGGTACATTCACGCGGGATACGGCATCTTCAATAATAGCCTCGCGCGATACACTCGGCTACAGCAAGGGCCGTTCTGCCTCTTCAGCAATTCATGGGAGAAAAGAGTCGGTCACCCGAATGCCAGAGGTAGCCCCAAAACCTCGCCCCTTGAGCCGCTGTCTGAGCACAGCTTCTTCTGGTTCTGATGCGACGATAACGCCGGCTCGTTTTGCCCAGTCTTCGCAAGACTGGAAGAGACCCGACTTTCTCTCGATATTTGATGTGGAGGACGATGACAGCGCTGCGAGTACAGCAGTGCCccaagttgatgatgaggaagaattCCAAATGTCCACAGACTTTTAG
- the SET1 gene encoding histone methyltransferase set1 (COG:B; EggNog:ENOG503NVQQ; BUSCO:EOG09264CH7), with the protein MTRAPGASYAQFFPAAPRVVARDRTRDREDREGPKGSTLDSSPLPDDTTNGHLTSLGPAESCPPQQDRHIHPSAMAGTRFSSSQLTPPASNDSPSSHLSSAAQQPSTTVRNTNGYHGHVPIQNEPLQNGTSSVLPSVPERTYARDPSRPIQTVVCTYDPLMDKKLPSGERMKTKPKYKEFGLDGQDDAPPQDPRLAKGGRLGYINVDFHHAKARLRQTPYSLKQYKYDPKTSCGPGPPTQIVVTGFNPITPFSTVTTCFAAFGDIAESSNKLHPDNGSYLGFATFRYKDTKPNRSRPQVISAADAARNAVRAMNNKQIAGRLVRVDFDPDGKKSSEMLVQAIRKDSERHNSVPSTARPIPTGPRVSVPGPPPTAPRGPAAHRAPPPPPPIAGRGAGAGPVPVSGPPSTRPVYVIETESVKDTIREAPYIFVAHEYVPVQPSTVMHMRKRLKVYAIETIRADKSGYYVIFHNSDRGRHDVERCYRACNRTPFFNYLMVMELNTYGSEGRGSRTSREPRRHSRSPERRRVDDHRSHRDHDRGRRDEDRQKREEQDRRKREEESLLKEEKDQRAKNFDPVIEATNVVIQQMKEQLIRHIRTKIAAPALLNFLDPANQVASRRKHNIEDPHSSKLSITFDDSDTKSPVGTPNSRADPIERRTGRLDVSALPRIRKAKNAALNARKHAFNDPFARHRPPTQRSTFRSLHDRLQSDSDDDSDDEVDHRYLNVRNTDEPESRPRSRSSTDDEATKEDYASWGPAEEDSMTEASFALTDGPALPRKRKLDLQMETAIKRQKKTDEELFGVTINRVDPGYPSRELSPEDIVLPDAEPLEERDTDSSRMPTPVPQGAKSKKKATKTKKKSKKQIFEEREALKRQQEEIFEKEASLAADEVEPTPDAEPEPGIKEAALDEEPDVEKGEKPRKLDLDEKMYPSEKVRAFELPSNFILNETSLRASVLPALSHADLPNLERLKQRQGSGHLEQPQVWAWMRDRVRELNSPDGSKDTPCSIGGYYVPNTTGCARTEGVKKILNSEKSKYLPHHIKVQKAREERQAQNGKSGKDSVLAAAEAAKLAAESQVARGTSRANRANNRRFVAGLHDQIRGLGQDSDAFRFNQLKKRKKPVKFARSAIHNWGLYTMENIPKDDMIIEYVGEEVRQVIAELREARYLKSGIGSSYLFRIDDNTVIDATKKGGIARFINHSCMPNCTAKIIKVEGSKRIVIYALRDIAQNEELTYDYKFEREIGATDRIPCLCGTAACKGFLN; encoded by the exons ATGACTCGAGCTCCTGGCGCGAGTTACGCTCAGTTCTTTCCTGCTGCCCCCCGGGTCGTTGCCAGGGACCGGACAAGGGATCGGGAAGATCGCGAAGGTCCCAAGGGAAGCACCCTCGATTCGTCGCCTTTGCCAGATGATACCACCAACGGCCACCTCACCTCGCTAGGCCCCGCGGAATCCTGTCCACCTCAGCAGGACAGGCACATCCACCCGAGCGCCATGGCCGGCACGAGATTTTCGAGCAGCCAGCTCACCCCTCCAGCTTCCAACGactccccctcatcccatctctcaTCAGCTGCCCAGCAGCCGTCGACGACCGTGCGAAACACCAACGGGTATCACGGTCATGTTCCAATACAGAACGAACCGCTCCAGAATGGCACGTCGAGTGTTCTGCCTAGCGTTCCCGAACGCACCTATGCCCGAGACCCCTCACGCCCGATTCAAACCGTCGTGTGCACATATGATCCTCTCATGGATAAGAAGCTGCCGAGCGGTGAAAGAATGAAAACAAAACCGAAATATAAGGAGTTTGGATTG GACGGTCAAGATGACGCTCCCCCCCAAGATCCCCGCCTTGCAAAGGGTGGCCGCCTCGGTTACATCAACGTCGACTTCCACCATGCGAAGGCACGCCTGCGCCAGACCCCCTACAGTCTCAAGCAGTACAAATACGACCCCAAAACGTCTTGCGGGCCCGGCCCTCCGACACAAATTGTGGTTACGGGGTTCAATCCTATCACCCCTTTCTCGACGGTCACCACCTGTTTTGCTGCTTTTGGAGACATTGCTGAGAGCAGCAACAAGCTACATCCCGACAATGGTAGTTACCTTGGTTTTGCAACCTTTAGGTACAAAGATACGAAGCCGAATAGGTCGCGGCCTCAAGTCATTAGTGCCGCCGACGCAGCAAGAAATGCGGTCCGTGCCATGAATAACAAGCAGATTGCAGGGCGCCTTGTTCGAGTCGACTTCGACCCTGACGGAAAGAAGAGCTCCGAAATGCTCGTTCAGGCCATCCGAAAAGACTCAGAAAGGCACAACAGTGTCCCATCGACGGCGAGACCTATTCCTACAGGCCCACGGGTTAGTGTCCCAGGACCTCCTCCTACTGCGCCGCGAGGTCCAGCTGCCCACagagcaccaccacctccgcctcctaTTGCCGGTcggggagcgggagcgggacCAGTGCCAGTGTCAGGACCGCCATCAACTAGGCCCGTGTACGTGATCGAGACTGAGAGCGTCAAGGACACGATCCGGGAAGCGCCCTACATCTTCGTCGCCCACGAGTACGTTCCAGTCCAGCCATCCACGGTCATGCACATGAGGAAGCGCCTTAAAGTGTACGCCATCGAGACTATTCGCGCCGATAAGAGTGGCTATTACGTGATTTTTCACAACAGCGACCGGGGTCGCCACGATGTTGAACGTTGCTACAGGGCATGCAATCGGACACCTTTCTTCAATTACCTTATGGTCATGGAACTCAACACCTACGGGTCGGAGGGCAGGGGCTCAAGGACATCTCGAGAGCCTCGAAGACACAGTCGAAGTCCTGAGCGCAGGCGAGTAGACGACCATCGATCACACCGTGACCACGACCGAGGCCGACGTGATGAGGATCGACAGAAACGGGAGGAACAAGACCGACGAAAGCGTGAAGAGGAGTCACTGCtaaaggaagagaaggatCAAAGAGCCAAGAACTTCGATCCTGTAATCGAAGCTACCAATGTGGTAATCCAACAGATGAAGGAGCAGCTCATCAGGCACATTCGAACCAAGATTGCGGCGCCAGCCTTGTTGAACTTTCTTGATCCTGCCAACCAGGTGGCCAGCCGACGGAAGCACAACATTGAAGACCCGCATTCCTCCAAGCTCTCGATCACTTTTGACGACTCCGACACCAAATCACCGGTTGGCACACCGAATTCCAGAGCGGATCCAATCGAGAGGCGAACTGGTCGACTGGACGTGTCTGCGCTTCCCCGAATTCGCAAAGCGAAAAATGCTGCTCTCAACGCCCGCAAGCATGCCTTCAACGACCCCTTTGCGCGCCACCGACCTCCCACCCAACGCTCGACGTTTCGATCTCTTCATGACCGCCTGCAGAGCGATAGCGATGATGACTCGGATGACGAGGTGGATCACAGGTATTTGAATGTTCGGAATACCGATGAACCTGAATCTCGACCTCGTAGCCGCTCGTCCACGGATGACGAGGCTACCAAGGAAGACTATGCGTCATGGGGCCCGGCTGAGGAAGATTCGATGACGGAAGCCAGCTTTGCGTTGACTGACGGGCCGGCTCTTCCCCGAAAAAGAAAGCTGGACTTGCAGATGGAGACGGCTATCAAGCGGCAGAAGAAAACGGACGAGGAGCTTTTCGGAGTCACCATCAACCGCGTCGACCCAGGTTACCCCTCGAGAGAGCTTTCGCCGGAGGATATTGTGCTCCCCGATGCCGAACccttggaggagagggacaCTGATAGTTCGCGGATGCCGACACCTGTTCCTCAGGGGGCCAAATCCAAAAAGAAGGCCACGAAAACCAAAAAGAAGTCCAAGAAACAGATTTTCGAGGAACGTGAAGCCCTCAAGCGTCAGCAGGAAGAGATCTTTGAGAAGGAGGCCTCTCTGGCTGCGGATGAGGTCGAGCCAACACCCGATGCTGAGCCTGAACCGGGCATCAAGGAAGCTGCTCTTGACGAGGAGCCAGATGTCGAGAAAGGAGAGAAACCTCGGAAACTGGACCTTGATGAGAAGATGTATCCGTCTGAGAAGGTTCGCGCATTTGAGCTTCCTTCGAACTTCATTCTTAACGAAACTTCGCTTCGGGCTTCGGTTCTGCCTGCACTTTCCCACGCTGATCTGCCGAATCTAGAAAGATTGAAACAGAGACAGGGGAGTGGACATCTGGAGCAACCTCAGGTCTGGGCGTGGATGCGGGACCGTGTTCGTGAGCTAAACTCACCCGATGGTTCGAAGGATACTCCTTGCAGCATTGGCGGCTACTATGTCCCCAATACAACCGGCTGTGCCAGGACCGAAGGTGTCAAAAAGATTCTCAACTCTGAGAAGTCCAAGTACCTGCCTCACCACATCAAGGTCCAGAAAGCccgggaggagaggcaggcGCAAAACGGGAAGTCGGGCAAGGACTCGGTCCTGGCTGCCGCAGAAGCCGCAAAGTTGGCGGCGGAGAGCCAGGTTGCTAGAGGCACCTCGCGTGCCAATCGGGCGAACAACCGTCGTTTTGTGGCTGGTCTGCATGACCAGATAAGGGGTCTCGGCCAGGATTCGGACGCCTTCAGGTTCAACCAGCTCAAAAAACGGAAGAAGCCCGTCAAGTTTGCTCGGTCGGCCATCCACAACTGGGGACTGTACACTATGGAGAACATTCCCAAGGACGACATGATCATCGAATATGTGGGCGAGGAAGTCCGGCAGGTGATTGCAGAGCTCCGGGAGGCGAGATATCTCAAGAGCGGCATAGGTAGCAGTTATCTCTTCCGAATTGATGACAACACGGTCATCGACGCGACCAAGAAGGGCGGCATCGCGCGGTTCATCAACCACAGCTGCATGCCCAACTGCACGGCCAAGATCATCAAGGTGGAGGGCAGCAAAAGGATTGTCATTTATGCCCTCCGGGACATTGCTCAGA ACGAGGAGCTAACATACGACTACAAATTCGAGCGTGAGATAGGAGCTACGGATCGCATTCCCTGCCTATGCGGAACAGCGGCTTGCAAGGGCTTCCTCAACTAA